A genomic region of Streptomyces rimosus contains the following coding sequences:
- a CDS encoding protein phosphatase 2C domain-containing protein — protein MRIELATEPGDPQHPNEDYASVALPASGQGGVLILLDGVTPPPYEVGCTHPVPWYTARLGGAMLELSGSFRDMTLPEALSAAISRTAEVHRSTCDLSHARTPQATAVAARWSPDTVEYLVLSDSVLLVEHHDGTVRPVLDTRLDELPPAVKALRETVRGLPRGSAERAAAAREYTAAVEALRNAEGGFFTAAADPAVAARAVTGSLPRAEVRSLTALSDGASRWVEVFREGSWADCAAVVHKEGPQGLVDRVRALEAADPDGTAFPRGKSRDDATVVLVEP, from the coding sequence ATGCGTATCGAACTGGCCACCGAGCCGGGAGACCCCCAACACCCGAACGAGGACTACGCGTCCGTCGCGCTGCCCGCCTCCGGCCAGGGCGGAGTGCTGATCCTGCTGGACGGCGTGACCCCACCGCCGTACGAGGTCGGCTGCACCCACCCGGTGCCGTGGTACACCGCACGACTGGGGGGCGCAATGCTCGAACTGTCCGGTTCATTCCGGGACATGACGCTCCCTGAGGCACTTTCGGCCGCCATCTCCAGGACGGCCGAAGTTCACCGGTCGACCTGTGACCTTTCTCACGCCCGCACTCCGCAGGCAACCGCGGTGGCCGCGCGCTGGTCGCCGGATACCGTCGAGTACCTGGTCCTGTCCGATTCCGTCCTGCTCGTCGAGCACCACGACGGCACGGTCCGGCCGGTCCTGGACACCCGCCTGGACGAACTCCCGCCCGCCGTCAAAGCCCTGCGCGAGACCGTACGGGGGCTGCCGCGCGGCTCCGCCGAACGCGCCGCCGCGGCCCGCGAGTACACGGCCGCGGTCGAGGCGCTGCGCAACGCCGAGGGCGGCTTCTTCACCGCCGCGGCCGACCCGGCGGTGGCCGCCCGCGCGGTCACCGGCTCCCTGCCCCGCGCCGAAGTACGGTCCCTGACCGCGCTCAGTGACGGGGCATCACGGTGGGTCGAGGTCTTCCGCGAGGGCTCCTGGGCGGACTGCGCGGCGGTGGTGCACAAGGAGGGGCCGCAGGGCCTGGTCGATCGCGTACGGGCGCTGGAGGCCGCCGACCCGGACGGTACGGCCTTCCCGCGCGGCAAGTCGCGGGACGACGCGACGGTGGTGCTGGTGGAGCCGTAA
- a CDS encoding TetR/AcrR family transcriptional regulator, whose product MEPEERTERGERILDAACELLLAWGYRRVTTDEIARRANVGKGTVYLHWKTKDALLLAVVLRAKSCDHARQLARLRADHRNILPSRLLRWALLDFMEDPVLRAVYLDDSDILGRLNEVAKKEMAELVAESIQTLRTQLTTLREHGLVKEDLSVDQQMYACMSIAAGFFQAEALYPEYSPDRAEDRADVLCHTVRATLETHTDPDPRLIAAAAPTIIALYQRLEELSRQEVRRQLRP is encoded by the coding sequence GTGGAACCGGAAGAGCGCACGGAACGGGGCGAACGCATCCTGGACGCCGCGTGCGAGCTGCTGCTCGCCTGGGGATACCGCCGCGTGACCACCGACGAGATCGCCCGCCGGGCGAACGTCGGCAAAGGCACCGTCTATCTGCACTGGAAAACCAAGGACGCGCTGCTGCTCGCAGTGGTCCTGCGGGCCAAGTCGTGCGACCACGCCCGGCAGTTGGCCCGGCTACGCGCCGACCACCGCAACATCCTGCCCAGCAGGCTGCTGCGCTGGGCGCTCCTCGACTTCATGGAAGACCCGGTACTGCGCGCGGTGTATCTGGACGACTCCGACATCCTCGGCCGGCTGAACGAGGTCGCCAAGAAGGAAATGGCGGAGCTGGTGGCGGAGAGCATCCAGACACTGCGCACCCAGCTCACCACCCTGCGCGAGCACGGCCTCGTGAAGGAGGACCTGAGCGTCGACCAGCAGATGTACGCCTGCATGTCGATCGCCGCCGGATTCTTCCAGGCGGAGGCGCTCTACCCCGAATACTCGCCCGACCGGGCGGAGGACCGGGCCGACGTGCTGTGCCACACCGTACGCGCCACGTTGGAGACCCACACCGATCCCGACCCACGGCTCATCGCCGCGGCCGCTCCCACGATCATCGCGCTCTACCAGCGCCTGGAGGAGCTGAGCCGGCAGGAAGTGCGGCGGCAACTGCGCCCGTGA
- a CDS encoding cytochrome P450 family protein, with amino-acid sequence MTTSPTESTTATPPDSTTASAPGTPPDALPSYVGLHPGEPNVMEPELLNDPYAGYGKLREQGALVRGRFLDDSPVWLVTRFDVVREVMRDPRFINNPSRLPGRTEKDPRAQLIELFGIPDHMARYLVDTILTSDPPDHTRLRRLVSRAFTARRIQDLRPRVEAITDELLDRLPAHAQDGVVDLVEHFAYPLPITVICELVGIDEEDRPLWRQFGADLTSLEPKRIGATVPAMVEHIHKVIGERQSALRDDLLSALIRARDDDGGRLSETEMVTMVLTLVLAGHETTAHLISNGTLALLTHPDQRRLLTEDPGLLPRAVHELMRWCGPIQATQLRYASEDVEVAGTQVHKGDALMFSLVAANHDPRHYTEPEKLDLTRQPAGRAEDHVGFGHGMHYCLGASLARQEGEVAFGKLLARYPEVALALPHEQLEEQERIRQPGSWRLRRLPLRLRPED; translated from the coding sequence ATGACCACATCGCCCACCGAGTCCACCACGGCCACCCCGCCCGACTCCACCACCGCCTCCGCCCCCGGCACCCCGCCGGACGCCCTGCCGTCCTACGTCGGCCTGCACCCGGGCGAGCCGAACGTGATGGAGCCGGAGCTGCTCAACGACCCGTACGCCGGTTACGGGAAGCTGCGCGAACAGGGCGCCCTGGTGCGCGGCCGGTTTCTCGACGACTCGCCCGTCTGGCTCGTGACCCGCTTCGACGTGGTACGCGAGGTCATGCGCGACCCGCGGTTCATCAACAACCCGTCCCGCCTGCCCGGCCGCACGGAGAAGGACCCGCGCGCCCAGCTGATCGAGCTGTTCGGCATCCCCGACCACATGGCCCGGTACCTGGTGGACACCATCCTCACCAGCGACCCGCCGGACCACACCCGGCTGCGGCGCCTGGTCTCGCGGGCCTTCACCGCCCGCCGCATCCAGGACCTGCGGCCGCGGGTGGAGGCGATCACCGACGAGCTGCTGGACCGGTTGCCGGCCCACGCGCAGGACGGCGTCGTCGACCTCGTCGAGCACTTCGCGTACCCGCTGCCCATCACCGTGATCTGCGAACTGGTCGGCATCGACGAGGAGGACCGGCCGCTGTGGCGGCAGTTCGGCGCCGACCTCACCTCCCTGGAGCCGAAGCGGATCGGCGCCACGGTACCGGCCATGGTCGAGCACATCCACAAGGTGATCGGCGAGCGCCAATCGGCCCTGCGGGACGACCTGCTCAGCGCGCTCATCCGGGCCCGGGACGACGACGGCGGCCGGCTGAGCGAGACCGAGATGGTCACCATGGTCCTCACGCTGGTACTGGCCGGCCACGAGACCACCGCCCACCTCATCAGCAACGGCACCCTCGCCCTGCTCACCCACCCCGACCAGCGGCGCCTGCTCACCGAGGACCCGGGCCTGCTCCCCCGCGCGGTCCACGAGCTGATGCGCTGGTGCGGGCCGATCCAGGCCACCCAGCTGCGGTACGCCTCCGAGGACGTCGAGGTGGCCGGCACCCAGGTCCACAAGGGCGACGCCCTGATGTTCAGCCTCGTGGCGGCCAACCACGACCCGCGCCACTACACCGAGCCGGAAAAACTCGACCTGACACGCCAGCCGGCGGGCCGCGCCGAGGACCACGTCGGCTTCGGACACGGCATGCACTACTGCCTGGGCGCCTCACTCGCCCGGCAGGAAGGCGAAGTCGCCTTCGGCAAGCTGCTCGCACGCTATCCGGAGGTGGCACTCGCCCTGCCCCATGAGCAGCTGGAGGAGCAAGAGCGCATACGCCAGCCCGGGTCCTGGCGACTGCGGCGGCTGCCGTTGCGGCTGCGTCCGGAGGACTGA
- a CDS encoding MarR family winged helix-turn-helix transcriptional regulator, whose translation MAGTDEPSGVDQVFLSLERELAVFLRRARATSGELARAVHPELESAAYGLLVRLADAGQQRATDLAGYFGVGKATMSRQLRALEDLGLIAREPDPADGRAVLVRLTDEGHDRFSCVRNSRRAQYARQLASWDRREVAELARLLHRLNGEQDAEEGCGAAPAAGKSDRAGRGDRGGDGGSAGNG comes from the coding sequence ATGGCCGGGACGGACGAACCCAGTGGTGTGGACCAGGTGTTCCTGTCCCTGGAGCGGGAGTTGGCGGTCTTTCTGCGCCGCGCCCGCGCCACCTCCGGTGAGCTGGCGCGGGCGGTCCACCCGGAGCTGGAGTCGGCGGCGTACGGCCTGCTCGTACGCCTCGCGGACGCCGGGCAGCAGCGGGCCACCGATCTCGCCGGGTACTTCGGTGTGGGCAAGGCGACGATGAGCCGGCAGCTGCGCGCCCTGGAGGACCTGGGGCTGATCGCCCGCGAGCCCGACCCGGCCGACGGGCGGGCCGTGCTCGTCCGCCTCACCGACGAGGGGCACGACCGGTTCAGCTGTGTACGCAACAGCCGCCGCGCCCAGTACGCCCGGCAGCTCGCCTCCTGGGACCGCCGGGAAGTGGCGGAACTGGCCCGCCTCCTGCACCGCTTGAACGGCGAGCAGGACGCGGAGGAGGGGTGCGGGGCGGCCCCCGCGGCGGGGAAGAGCGATCGGGCCGGGAGGGGGGACCGCGGCGGAGACGGCGGAAGCGCCGGAAACGGCTGA
- a CDS encoding lysozyme codes for MPVHRSGRPTRRRPHSPAGLAVLFLAVAALLLGLPGTAGATAYGKAPEPTHPGQDWAGSQVAEHEGDAPGEAPPPTLASVEGVDVSSHNGNVPWQTLWNAGVRFAYVKATESTSYINPYFAQQYNGSYNVGMIRGAYHFATPDTSSGAAQADYFVDHGGGWSKDGRTLPGALDMEYNPYGSTCYGKSASGLISWMHDFFATYKSRTGRDAVIYTSTSWWKQCTGNYAGFGSVNPLWIPRYGTSAGELPAGWDFHTIWQYTSSGTTVGDRNRFNGTYERLQALANG; via the coding sequence ATGCCTGTGCACAGATCCGGCCGCCCCACCCGCCGCCGTCCGCACTCCCCGGCCGGCCTGGCCGTCCTGTTCCTCGCCGTCGCCGCCCTCCTCCTCGGCCTGCCCGGTACCGCCGGCGCCACCGCGTACGGAAAGGCCCCCGAGCCCACCCACCCGGGCCAGGACTGGGCCGGCTCCCAGGTCGCCGAGCACGAGGGCGACGCACCGGGCGAGGCGCCACCCCCCACGCTCGCCTCCGTCGAAGGCGTCGACGTCAGCAGCCACAACGGCAACGTCCCGTGGCAGACCCTGTGGAACGCCGGGGTCCGCTTCGCCTACGTCAAGGCCACCGAATCCACCAGCTACATCAACCCGTACTTCGCGCAGCAGTACAACGGCTCCTACAACGTCGGCATGATCCGCGGCGCGTACCACTTCGCCACCCCCGACACCTCCAGCGGCGCGGCCCAGGCCGACTACTTCGTGGACCACGGCGGCGGCTGGTCCAAGGACGGCCGCACCCTGCCCGGCGCGCTCGACATGGAGTACAACCCGTACGGCTCGACCTGCTACGGCAAGAGCGCGTCCGGCCTCATCAGCTGGATGCATGACTTCTTCGCCACGTACAAGTCACGCACCGGCCGGGACGCCGTCATCTACACCTCCACCAGCTGGTGGAAACAGTGCACCGGCAACTACGCGGGATTCGGCTCGGTCAACCCGCTGTGGATACCGCGTTACGGCACCTCGGCCGGCGAACTCCCCGCGGGCTGGGACTTCCACACCATCTGGCAGTACACGTCCTCCGGCACCACGGTCGGCGACCGGAACCGGTTCAACGGGACGTATGAGCGGTTGCAGGCGTTGGCCAACGGGTGA
- a CDS encoding Uma2 family endonuclease: MMTIELTDNRIEIEMADSDELSLDMMFDWLERMPVPEGYKAEIVEGNIFMSPQRANHWHIILDLVMQLNARYPKERIMSDVRFDFPGELNGFASDVIALREGAETDDEERRRYQDIEFVAEVISRRTAHNDYGPKKDTYALAGVPVYLIVDPYLGQCHLYTAPEDGTYRVGPAIKFGDPVDLTDTVVGLTLETADFGRE; encoded by the coding sequence ATGATGACCATCGAGCTGACCGACAACAGGATCGAGATCGAGATGGCCGACAGCGACGAGCTCAGCCTGGACATGATGTTCGACTGGCTGGAGCGGATGCCCGTCCCCGAGGGCTACAAGGCAGAGATCGTCGAGGGGAACATCTTCATGTCGCCGCAACGGGCCAATCACTGGCACATCATCTTGGACCTTGTGATGCAGCTGAATGCCAGGTACCCGAAGGAGCGCATCATGTCGGACGTGCGCTTCGACTTCCCCGGCGAACTCAACGGCTTCGCTTCCGACGTGATCGCGCTGCGGGAGGGCGCGGAGACGGACGACGAGGAGCGTCGGCGGTACCAGGACATCGAATTCGTTGCCGAAGTCATCTCCAGGAGGACGGCACACAACGATTATGGCCCCAAGAAGGACACCTACGCGCTGGCAGGAGTGCCCGTCTACCTCATTGTCGACCCGTACCTCGGGCAGTGCCACCTCTATACGGCCCCCGAGGACGGCACCTACCGCGTCGGCCCAGCCATCAAGTTCGGCGACCCGGTTGATCTGACCGACACGGTCGTCGGCCTGACGCTGGAAACGGCGGATTTCGGCCGCGAGTGA
- the lon gene encoding endopeptidase La, whose protein sequence is MASTSTSLTLPVLPLDDEVVLPGMVVPLDLSEAEVRAAVEAAQAAAASGNKPRVLLVPRIDGAYAAIGVLGRVEQVGRLSDGDPGALIRGLGRVRIGAGTTGPGAALWVEGTTVDETVPDPLPGAVTELVKEYKALATDWLKKRGAWQVVDRIQQIEDVSQLADNSGYSPFLSTEQKVRLLETTDPVARLKQATEALREHLAEQDVAESIAKDVQEGVDKQQREFLLRRQMEAVRKELAELNGDPEDEGEDYRARVEAAELPEDVRKAALKEVDKLERSSDQSPEGSWIRTWLDTVLELPWNERTQDAYDIPGAKEILDADHAGLEDVKERITEYLAVRKRRADRGLGLIGGRRAGTVLALVGPPGVGKTSLGESVARAMGRKFVRVALGGIRDEAEIRGHRRTYVGALPGRIVRAIKEAGSMNPVVLLDEIDKVGSDFRGDPGAALLEVLDPAQNHTFRDHYLEVELDLSDVVFLATANVLEAIPEPLLDRMELVRLDGYTQDEKTVIARDHLVPRQLERAGLEAGEVTFTDEALAKLAGEYTREAGVRNLERAVGRLLRKVAAQSELGERDLPFTVGVDELRPLIGRPHHTPESAQDPAERRTSVPGVVTGLAVTGAGGDVLYVEASLADPETGASGLQLTGQLGDVMKESAHIALSFLRSHGAELELPVGDLKERGVHLHVPAGAVPKDGPSAGVTMTTALASLLSGRQVRPDVAMTGEVSLTGRVLPIGGVKQKLLAAHRAGITTVVIPKRNEPDLDDVPAEILEKLDVHPVSDVRQVLDLALTPASSPVTPEVPAAA, encoded by the coding sequence ATGGCTTCGACGTCCACATCGCTCACCTTGCCCGTGCTGCCTCTTGACGACGAGGTCGTTCTGCCCGGCATGGTGGTGCCCCTGGACCTTTCCGAGGCGGAGGTGCGGGCCGCGGTCGAGGCCGCGCAGGCCGCTGCCGCTTCGGGTAACAAACCGCGGGTGCTGCTTGTGCCGCGGATCGACGGCGCGTACGCGGCGATCGGTGTGCTCGGGCGCGTCGAGCAGGTCGGGCGGCTGTCCGACGGTGATCCGGGGGCGCTGATCCGCGGCCTCGGGCGGGTGCGCATCGGGGCGGGGACGACCGGGCCCGGCGCCGCCTTGTGGGTGGAGGGCACGACCGTCGACGAGACGGTGCCCGATCCGCTGCCCGGTGCCGTGACCGAGCTGGTCAAGGAGTACAAGGCTCTGGCCACCGACTGGCTCAAGAAGCGCGGTGCCTGGCAGGTCGTGGACCGCATCCAGCAGATCGAGGACGTCTCGCAGCTCGCGGACAACTCCGGTTACTCGCCGTTCCTGAGCACGGAGCAGAAGGTCCGGCTGCTGGAGACCACGGACCCGGTGGCCCGCCTCAAGCAGGCCACCGAGGCGCTGCGCGAGCACCTCGCCGAGCAGGACGTGGCGGAGTCGATCGCCAAGGACGTCCAGGAGGGCGTCGACAAGCAGCAGCGCGAGTTCCTGCTGCGCCGCCAGATGGAAGCCGTCCGCAAGGAGCTGGCCGAGCTGAACGGCGACCCGGAGGACGAGGGCGAGGACTACCGCGCCCGCGTCGAGGCGGCCGAGCTGCCCGAGGACGTGCGCAAGGCGGCTCTCAAGGAGGTCGACAAGCTGGAGCGGTCCAGCGACCAGAGCCCCGAGGGCAGCTGGATCAGGACCTGGCTGGACACGGTGCTGGAGCTGCCGTGGAACGAGCGTACGCAGGACGCGTACGACATCCCCGGCGCGAAGGAGATCCTGGACGCGGACCACGCCGGTCTGGAGGACGTCAAGGAGCGCATCACCGAGTACCTGGCCGTACGCAAGCGGCGCGCGGACCGCGGCCTCGGCCTCATCGGCGGGCGCCGCGCCGGCACCGTGCTGGCGCTGGTCGGCCCGCCCGGCGTCGGCAAGACCTCGCTGGGCGAATCGGTGGCCCGCGCGATGGGCCGCAAGTTCGTCCGCGTCGCGCTCGGCGGCATACGGGACGAGGCGGAGATCCGCGGCCACCGGCGTACGTACGTCGGCGCGCTGCCCGGCCGCATCGTGCGCGCCATCAAGGAGGCCGGCTCGATGAACCCGGTCGTCCTCCTGGACGAGATCGACAAGGTCGGCTCGGACTTCCGCGGCGACCCGGGCGCGGCGCTCCTCGAAGTCCTCGACCCGGCGCAGAACCACACCTTCCGGGACCATTACCTGGAGGTCGAGCTCGACCTGAGCGATGTGGTCTTCCTGGCGACGGCCAACGTCCTGGAGGCCATACCGGAGCCGCTGCTCGACCGCATGGAGCTGGTCCGGCTGGACGGCTACACGCAGGACGAGAAGACCGTCATCGCCCGCGACCACCTGGTGCCGCGCCAGCTGGAGCGGGCCGGTCTGGAGGCCGGCGAGGTCACGTTCACGGACGAGGCGCTGGCCAAGCTGGCCGGCGAGTACACCCGCGAGGCGGGCGTACGGAACCTGGAGCGGGCCGTCGGACGGCTGCTGCGCAAGGTCGCGGCCCAGAGCGAGCTGGGGGAGCGGGACCTGCCGTTCACGGTGGGCGTGGACGAACTGCGTCCGCTGATCGGGCGGCCGCACCACACCCCGGAGTCGGCGCAGGACCCGGCCGAGCGGCGCACGTCGGTGCCCGGCGTGGTCACCGGCCTCGCGGTCACCGGCGCGGGCGGCGACGTGCTGTACGTCGAAGCCTCGCTCGCCGACCCGGAGACCGGCGCGTCCGGTCTCCAGCTCACCGGCCAGCTCGGCGACGTGATGAAGGAGTCCGCGCACATCGCGCTGTCGTTCCTGCGCTCGCACGGCGCGGAACTGGAGCTGCCGGTCGGCGACTTGAAGGAGCGCGGTGTGCACCTGCACGTACCGGCGGGCGCGGTGCCGAAGGACGGCCCGAGCGCGGGCGTGACGATGACGACGGCACTGGCCTCGCTGCTCTCCGGCCGGCAGGTGCGGCCGGACGTGGCGATGACCGGTGAGGTCTCGCTGACCGGGCGGGTGCTGCCGATCGGCGGCGTCAAGCAGAAGCTGCTCGCGGCGCACCGGGCGGGGATCACGACCGTGGTCATCCCCAAGCGCAACGAGCCGGACCTGGACGACGTCCCCGCCGAGATCCTGGAGAAGCTGGACGTCCACCCCGTCTCCGACGTCCGCCAGGTCCTCGACCTGGCTCTCACCCCGGCTTCCTCCCCGGTCACCCCGGAGGTCCCGGCCGCGGCGTGA
- a CDS encoding rhomboid-like protein, with translation MAASTAVPVPSSAPSAASALARVPRFWRLLPTPLGAPFTFGYTLLLVATSVFAEYADPDLVLALLQGSSTDVEHLARSPLLVLVASALWIAGGMTSAYALAFLFVLTALERRVGALRTAAVFFGGHAVATLATELPVGAAVALGYLPADSLQRLDYGISFGVMTCTGALAGLLPVWARWPLLGGVTWFAVTNLLVSTDPVSDSGHVLALVLGTLIWPLLRCR, from the coding sequence GTGGCCGCGTCCACGGCCGTACCCGTCCCCTCGTCTGCGCCCTCCGCGGCATCCGCTCTCGCGCGGGTGCCGCGCTTCTGGCGGCTGCTGCCCACGCCCCTGGGCGCGCCCTTCACCTTCGGCTACACCCTCCTCCTCGTCGCGACGTCCGTCTTCGCCGAGTACGCCGACCCCGACCTGGTCCTCGCCCTGCTCCAGGGCTCCAGTACGGACGTGGAGCACCTGGCACGCTCGCCCCTGCTCGTGCTGGTCGCCAGCGCCCTGTGGATCGCGGGCGGCATGACCTCCGCGTACGCCCTCGCCTTCCTCTTCGTCCTGACGGCGCTGGAACGCCGCGTCGGCGCCCTGAGAACGGCCGCGGTCTTCTTCGGCGGCCATGCGGTGGCCACTCTGGCCACCGAGCTGCCGGTGGGCGCCGCGGTCGCCCTCGGGTACCTTCCCGCCGACTCGCTGCAACGCCTCGACTACGGCATCAGCTTCGGCGTGATGACCTGCACCGGTGCGCTGGCGGGGCTGCTGCCGGTCTGGGCTCGGTGGCCGCTCCTGGGGGGTGTGACCTGGTTCGCCGTCACCAACCTCCTCGTTTCCACGGACCCCGTGAGCGACTCCGGCCATGTCTTGGCCCTGGTCCTCGGAACCCTCATCTGGCCGCTGTTGCGGTGCCGCTGA
- a CDS encoding spermidine synthase family protein — translation MSDPAHAVPHPVLVPGSPVADSPPQVLDRREGPYGEAVLRRRGEHFEIIANGCFLMDTSDGRSERLLVDAALAELDGRPSPSVLIGGLGVGFSLVRATEEQAWGRITVVEREPAVIDWHRGGPLSAVSGAALADPRTEIVEADLVAYVRGGAGERTFDALCLDIDNGPDWTVTEDNGGLYSPAGLAACRERLTPGGVLAVWSAQPSSAFELALRNAGFTGVRTEEIPVVRGVPDVVHLARKGA, via the coding sequence ATGTCCGACCCCGCGCACGCCGTGCCCCACCCCGTGCTCGTACCCGGTTCGCCCGTCGCCGACAGCCCGCCGCAGGTGCTGGATCGCCGCGAGGGCCCGTACGGGGAGGCCGTCCTGCGGCGGCGGGGCGAGCACTTCGAGATCATCGCCAATGGGTGTTTCCTGATGGACACCTCGGACGGACGGTCCGAACGGCTGCTGGTGGACGCGGCGCTCGCGGAGCTGGACGGGCGGCCGTCGCCCAGCGTGCTGATCGGCGGGCTGGGCGTGGGATTTTCCCTGGTGCGCGCGACGGAGGAGCAAGCGTGGGGGCGGATCACCGTCGTCGAGCGGGAGCCGGCGGTGATCGACTGGCACCGCGGCGGTCCGCTGTCGGCCGTCTCGGGGGCGGCGCTCGCCGATCCGCGTACCGAGATCGTCGAGGCCGACCTGGTCGCGTACGTACGCGGCGGGGCCGGTGAGCGCACCTTCGACGCGCTGTGCCTGGACATCGACAACGGGCCGGACTGGACCGTCACCGAGGACAACGGCGGTCTCTACTCCCCGGCCGGGCTCGCGGCCTGCCGGGAGCGGCTGACGCCCGGCGGGGTGCTCGCCGTGTGGTCGGCGCAGCCGTCGTCCGCCTTCGAACTGGCGCTGCGAAATGCCGGGTTCACCGGCGTACGTACCGAAGAGATCCCCGTTGTCCGAGGCGTCCCGGACGTGGTGCACCTCGCGCGCAAGGGCGCGTAG
- a CDS encoding response regulator transcription factor, protein MDQTQTTQGGTAAATPGAQRRVLVVEDDPTIVDAIAARLRAEGFQVQTATDGPAAVDTAEAWQPDLLVLDVMLPGFDGLEVCRRVQARRPVPVMMLTARDDETDMLVGLGVGADDYMTKPFSMRELAARVHVLLRRVERAALAAHTPRSGILRLGELEIDHAQRRVRVRGTDVHLTPTEFDLLVCLANTPRAVLSREQLLAEVWDWADASGTRTVDSHIKALRRKIGAERIRTVHGVGYALETPPV, encoded by the coding sequence ATGGATCAGACGCAGACCACCCAGGGCGGCACCGCCGCGGCCACGCCCGGCGCCCAGCGCCGGGTTCTCGTCGTGGAGGACGATCCGACGATCGTGGACGCCATCGCGGCCCGGCTGCGTGCCGAGGGTTTCCAGGTGCAGACGGCCACCGACGGGCCCGCGGCGGTGGACACCGCCGAGGCGTGGCAGCCGGATCTGCTGGTGCTGGACGTGATGCTGCCGGGCTTCGACGGGCTGGAGGTGTGCCGCCGGGTGCAGGCCCGGCGGCCGGTGCCGGTGATGATGCTCACCGCGCGGGACGACGAGACGGACATGCTGGTCGGGCTGGGCGTCGGCGCCGACGATTACATGACCAAGCCGTTCTCCATGCGGGAGCTGGCGGCGCGGGTGCACGTGCTGCTGCGGCGGGTGGAACGCGCGGCGCTGGCCGCGCATACGCCGCGCAGCGGCATCCTGCGCCTCGGCGAGCTGGAGATCGACCACGCGCAGCGCCGGGTGCGGGTGCGCGGCACGGACGTACATCTGACGCCGACCGAGTTCGACCTGCTGGTCTGCCTGGCCAACACGCCGCGCGCGGTGCTCTCCCGTGAGCAGCTGCTGGCCGAGGTGTGGGACTGGGCGGACGCCTCCGGTACGCGCACGGTCGACAGCCACATCAAGGCGCTCCGCCGCAAGATCGGCGCCGAGCGCATCCGTACGGTCCACGGTGTCGGGTACGCCCTGGAGACCCCGCCCGTATGA
- a CDS encoding sensor histidine kinase: MTAPTRRRTADRKERRERARERAWDGPAVLRERVWRPFWQRVWEGLRPLDPYRSVKAALGALVIVSVIITTLLVFVAIHSDTELRVITVFSIIASLLVTQFVAQGLTAPLDDMTDVTRAMADGDYTRRVRGGRRDEFGDLADAFNRMAADLEAVDTHRKELVANVSHELRTPIAALRAVLENVVDGVCEPDPETMRTALKQTERLGRLVEHLLDLSRLDNGVVPLHARRFEVWPYLSGVLKEANMSRGASTLSGLAGSGTHTRTDVHLHLDVSPPELTAHADAERLHQVVANLIDNAIKHSPRHGRVTVRARAGEAPESLELEVQDEGPGIPEAERHHVFERFNRGDPAASGPGSDAGTGLGLAIARWAVDLHGGRIGVAESPRGCRIRVTLPGTGVIRS, from the coding sequence ATGACGGCCCCCACCCGCCGCCGGACCGCCGACCGGAAGGAGCGACGCGAACGGGCCCGGGAGCGGGCGTGGGACGGTCCTGCCGTGCTGCGCGAGCGGGTGTGGAGGCCGTTCTGGCAGCGGGTGTGGGAGGGGCTGCGGCCGCTGGACCCGTACCGCTCGGTCAAGGCGGCGCTCGGCGCGCTGGTCATCGTCTCGGTGATCATCACCACGCTGCTGGTGTTCGTCGCCATCCACTCCGACACCGAGCTGCGGGTCATCACGGTCTTCTCGATCATCGCCTCGCTGCTGGTCACCCAGTTCGTCGCGCAGGGCCTGACGGCGCCGCTGGACGACATGACGGACGTGACCCGGGCGATGGCGGACGGTGACTACACCCGCCGGGTGCGCGGCGGGCGGCGGGACGAGTTCGGCGATCTGGCGGACGCCTTCAACCGGATGGCCGCCGATCTGGAGGCGGTGGACACCCACCGCAAGGAGCTGGTCGCCAATGTCTCGCACGAGCTGCGCACGCCGATAGCGGCCCTGCGCGCCGTCCTGGAGAACGTGGTGGACGGTGTCTGCGAGCCCGATCCGGAGACGATGCGTACGGCCCTGAAGCAGACCGAGCGGCTGGGCCGGCTGGTCGAGCACCTGCTGGACCTGTCGCGGCTGGACAACGGCGTGGTGCCGCTGCACGCCCGCCGCTTCGAGGTGTGGCCGTATCTGTCGGGGGTGCTCAAGGAGGCCAACATGAGCCGGGGCGCCTCGACGCTGTCGGGGCTGGCCGGCTCCGGCACCCACACCCGTACGGACGTACATCTGCACTTGGACGTCTCGCCACCGGAGCTGACCGCGCACGCGGACGCCGAGCGGCTGCACCAGGTGGTGGCCAACCTGATCGACAACGCCATCAAGCACAGCCCGCGGCACGGCCGGGTGACGGTGCGGGCGCGGGCGGGCGAGGCGCCGGAGAGCCTGGAGCTGGAGGTGCAGGACGAGGGCCCGGGTATCCCGGAGGCCGAGCGCCACCACGTCTTCGAGCGCTTCAACCGGGGCGATCCGGCGGCGTCGGGTCCGGGCAGCGACGCCGGTACGGGCCTGGGCCTGGCCATCGCGCGCTGGGCGGTGGATCTGCACGGCGGGCGGATCGGGGTGGCCGAATCCCCGCGCGGCTGCCGCATCCGTGTCACCCTTCCGGGTACCGGTGTCATACGAAGCTGA